From Mauremys mutica isolate MM-2020 ecotype Southern unplaced genomic scaffold, ASM2049712v1 Super-Scaffold_100583, whole genome shotgun sequence, the proteins below share one genomic window:
- the LOC123361393 gene encoding uncharacterized protein LOC123361393 has protein sequence MQEKSIPASNTGIMRATHLLQLPQEMLTEIIMYLPAAEKSKVRATCSFFKDLVDQPVVWQKSTIVLRRISAFNAEFWDMLRKRKITSVEVKDIRLKQWQKLLRFMPGLLDVTVDSLWSEEILQGLQLLTDLQKLHLKTCSRLSERSVIMEVVRFQRLTHLLLCGITFLSDSELIKIACLQNLHTLSLQTVQKALPEKALEYVLFHLPKLRELSLSCILSKEHFLLCLSLPDKHPIPYSSEESHPVPKLQLHALALRQTGYNLLSERFLDQLSTIHTLTVCYIKDFLLHSVDVFGQVLKNLPNLTELNLLWISNLDMFVDNIPSSLVKLSVIGTKLSNSALSCLSDKSWKLREMDLTLSYGFDEKTLKQFPHLFPLLTRLCLSGFVLTDNILLSLAKMESLRELDVTDGTNLTKEAIQNFHITTDCRVHLLVERHSVSSKCDCLWSTEYTAFYFKPTTVYRALIAKCTAIRKTMFL, from the exons ATGCAGGAGAAAAGTATACCAGCCAGTAATACAGGGATAATGAGAGCCACTCACTTGCTGCAGTTACCGCAAGAAATGCTGACTGAGATAATCATGTACCTTCCTGCTGCGGAAAAATCCAAGGTCCGTGCCACATGCAGTTTCTTCAAGGACCTGGTTGATCAGCCTGTTGTGTGGCAAAAGAGTACCATTGTCCTCCGACGCATAAGCGCTTTCAACGCCGAATTCTGGGACATGCTTCGGAAAAGAAAGATCACTTCTGTAGAAGTGAAAGACATTAGGCTTAAGCAATGGCAAAAGCTGCTGAGGTTCATGCCTGGTCTGCTAGATGTAACTGTGGATTCCCTCTGGAGTGAGGAAATCCTGCAAGGGTTACAGCTGCTCACAGATCTACAGAAACTTCACTTGAAAACGTGCTCTAGATTATCTGAGAGAAGTGTAATCATGGAAGTTGTGCGCTTTCAACGCCTTACTCACTTGTTGTTGTGTGGCATAACCTTCTTAAGTGACAGTGAATTGATCAAAATTGCTTGCTTACAAAACCTACATACGCTCTCATTGCAGACTGTGCAAAAGGCTCTTCCTGAGAAAGCACTAGAGTATGTTTTATTCCATTTACCAAAACTCAGAGAACTGTCACTTTCTTGTATCCTGAGTAAGGAGCATTTTTTGTTATGCCTCAGTTTGCCAGATAAACATCCCATCCCTTATTCTTCAGAAG AGTCGCATCCTGTTCCAAAACTTCAGCTTCACGCTCTGGCCTTGAGGCAAACTGGTTATAACCTTCTTTCAGAGCGTTTCCTGGATCAGCTCTCCACTATCCACACACTGACTGTTTGTTACATCAAGGACTTTTTGTTACACTCAGTGGATGTCTTTGGACAAGTGCTGAAGAACCTACCAAACTTGACAGAATTAAATCTTCTAT GGATCTCCAATTTGGATATGTTTGTTGATAACATTCCTTCCAGCCTTGTTAAACTAAGTGTGATTGGAACCAAGCTCTCAAACTCTGCTCTCAGCTGTTTGTCTGACAAATCCTGGAAGCTAAGAGAAATGGATCTAACCCTCTCATATGGATTTGATGAAAAGACTCTGAAACAATTTCCCCATCTCTTTCCACTGCTGACTAGACTCTGCCTTAG TGGTTTTGTTTTGACTGACAATATCTTGTTGAGCTTGGCTAAAATGGAGAGTTTGCGAGAACTTGATGTTACTGATGGCACAAATCTAACAAAAGAAGCAATCCAGAATTTTCACATCACAACGGACTGCAGGGTACATCTCCTTGTAGAGCGGCATTCAGTGTCTTCTAAATGTGACTGCTTATGGAGCACGGAGTACACTGCCTTTTATTTTAAACCCACCACTGTTTACAGAGCTTTGATTGCTAAATGTACTGCTATCAGGAAAACAATGTTTCTGTAA